A region of Haladaptatus caseinilyticus DNA encodes the following proteins:
- a CDS encoding immunoglobulin-like domain-containing protein encodes MKSNILSRKLIARSEVGGNEMAQQWSRRAVLSLCGISAVSLGGCTALGDSKNEDSKNEDSKNEDSKNEDSKNEDSKNEDSKNAQPLTEKYEETLELEEPITYEHDHLQLSGPENPVTTGETIEFTVTNTSTTEISLGCHNPWTLQQQKNGRWREMMWTTSNVFLACLTTLKPGDSITETVTLGRSALETKSEIIKHEFVPGLYRFVLLATDPFFAINFRIKPSK; translated from the coding sequence GTGAAGAGCAACATTCTCTCCAGAAAACTTATAGCAAGAAGTGAAGTAGGCGGGAACGAAATGGCTCAGCAGTGGTCCCGACGTGCAGTTCTCAGCCTGTGCGGAATTTCTGCTGTCTCGCTTGGTGGTTGTACAGCACTTGGGGACAGTAAGAATGAGGACAGTAAGAATGAGGACAGTAAGAATGAGGACAGTAAGAATGAGGACAGTAAGAATGAGGACAGTAAGAATGAGGACAGTAAGAATGCTCAACCGCTTACCGAGAAGTATGAGGAGACGCTTGAGCTCGAGGAGCCAATCACATACGAGCATGACCACCTACAGCTCTCAGGGCCAGAGAACCCGGTTACTACAGGAGAAACGATCGAGTTTACCGTTACAAACACGAGTACGACCGAGATTTCGCTCGGCTGCCACAACCCGTGGACGCTTCAACAGCAGAAAAATGGTCGGTGGCGCGAGATGATGTGGACGACAAGCAATGTGTTCCTTGCGTGTTTAACCACCCTCAAACCCGGCGACTCCATCACCGAAACCGTCACGCTGGGACGCTCGGCACTCGAAACCAAAAGTGAGATCATTAAACACGAATTCGTCCCTGGGTTGTATCGGTTCGTATTGCTTGCGACTGACCCCTTCTTCGCGATCAACTTCCGTATAAAACCGTCTAAATGA
- a CDS encoding energy-coupling factor transporter transmembrane component T family protein, translating into MAETNSSIYRPGESILHRLNPVTSIVLAVCLSLIVFIVSDYRVALVLSIVLAGLVFIARVHGVIFRLYATVAVPFALFLVLVQGILNPANQLTPLYTVGPITVWKEGFVAARLIFLRISVLILSFLLLATTAQPQRIRIALTEKGVPNKLAYVFVASLQIIPEIRDRAHSIAEAQQARGLDTRANIRSRFKSIVALLTPLLISTLIAANTRALALNARGFKAGGKRTFLYEVSDPVAERVVRYCAGVAVIGAIFWRIIA; encoded by the coding sequence ATGGCTGAAACGAACTCATCGATTTACAGACCAGGGGAAAGCATCCTTCACAGGCTCAATCCGGTGACTTCGATCGTCCTCGCCGTTTGCCTCTCACTGATCGTGTTCATCGTTTCCGACTACCGCGTTGCATTGGTACTGAGCATCGTGTTAGCTGGACTCGTATTCATCGCGAGGGTACACGGGGTAATATTCCGGCTATACGCGACAGTGGCGGTTCCGTTTGCCCTGTTTTTAGTTCTCGTACAGGGGATTCTCAACCCAGCTAATCAACTAACTCCACTCTATACGGTCGGTCCAATTACGGTGTGGAAGGAAGGGTTCGTCGCAGCGCGGCTCATCTTCCTTCGAATTTCGGTTCTGATACTGTCGTTCTTGCTCCTTGCAACGACAGCACAACCACAACGAATTCGCATTGCACTCACTGAGAAGGGAGTCCCGAACAAGTTGGCGTACGTATTCGTCGCCTCGCTTCAAATAATCCCCGAAATCCGTGATCGTGCCCATTCGATCGCGGAAGCCCAGCAAGCACGCGGCCTCGATACGAGGGCGAATATCCGATCAAGATTCAAATCGATCGTCGCCCTCCTCACGCCGCTACTCATTAGCACGCTCATCGCCGCGAACACACGAGCACTGGCACTCAATGCGAGAGGATTTAAGGCAGGTGGGAAGCGGACGTTCCTCTATGAAGTCTCCGACCCAGTCGCCGAACGCGTAGTACGGTATTGCGCGGGTGTAGCCGTGATCGGTGCGATCTTTTGGAGGATCATCGCATGA
- a CDS encoding nucleoside hydrolase, whose translation MSTKLLLDVDPGNDDAIALFMALGADNVDLVGVTTVMGNTTIENTTRNTLSLLEFVDRADVPVAKGATRPFADSLETAEHIHGPGGLPESVQKELPEPSGVPIDTHAVDFIIEQAHEYGDELTIAAVGPQTNLALAIAKEPNLPNMVGDIYLMGGALKTTGNVTPQASFNFYVDAPAAARVVQDAQPKIVGLDVTEHVYVDTEDIRALAEEPNPLSTTASILEFSIEEVRTKFGHDGGLASDAVILTDIIDDILEFEAAYVEIDTTGGPSNGATIYDEHEVYEKPPNCEVALGVDGERYASAVLSSLRSLH comes from the coding sequence ATGAGTACGAAACTGTTACTTGACGTAGACCCCGGCAACGACGACGCAATCGCATTGTTCATGGCCCTCGGTGCTGACAACGTCGACCTCGTCGGCGTGACGACCGTAATGGGTAACACGACCATCGAAAATACGACGCGGAACACCCTGTCCCTGCTGGAGTTCGTCGACCGTGCTGACGTTCCAGTCGCGAAAGGTGCGACCCGACCGTTCGCCGACTCGCTCGAAACGGCGGAGCATATCCACGGTCCGGGTGGGCTTCCTGAAAGTGTTCAGAAAGAACTGCCCGAACCGAGCGGTGTACCGATCGACACACACGCGGTCGACTTCATCATCGAACAGGCCCACGAATACGGTGACGAATTGACGATCGCCGCTGTCGGCCCACAAACGAATCTCGCGCTCGCTATCGCAAAAGAGCCCAACCTCCCCAACATGGTTGGCGACATCTACCTGATGGGAGGCGCACTGAAGACGACGGGTAACGTGACTCCACAAGCATCGTTCAATTTCTACGTCGATGCTCCTGCCGCTGCTCGTGTCGTGCAGGATGCGCAGCCAAAGATCGTTGGCCTCGACGTCACTGAACACGTATACGTCGACACGGAAGACATTCGAGCGCTTGCGGAAGAACCGAATCCCTTGTCGACGACGGCTTCTATCCTGGAGTTCAGTATCGAGGAAGTACGGACAAAGTTCGGTCACGACGGAGGCCTCGCGAGTGACGCTGTCATTCTCACGGACATTATCGACGATATCCTCGAATTCGAGGCGGCGTACGTCGAAATTGATACGACGGGCGGTCCGTCGAACGGAGCAACGATTTACGATGAACACGAGGTTTATGAGAAACCGCCAAACTGTGAAGTAGCACTCGGCGTTGACGGGGAGCGTTACGCGTCGGCCGTTTTGAGCTCCCTCCGGTCACTCCACTAA
- a CDS encoding ABC transporter ATP-binding protein, whose amino-acid sequence MSQLRLSNVSFRYQTQPEDEAAVDDVSIEIDAGSFVGVTGASESGKATLCRLLSGQIPHFYNGELSGEVTVDDAVISDHSIGELSAKIGYVFENPYDQLTGATSTVLEEVAFGLESYGLGREEMREQAREALATIGIEDLADRHPQQLSGGQCQRVAIASVLAMKPEIFILQQPTAQLDPEGSKEVFDVVSKMNDEGYTVVIVSQELERLVPYLDRLVYMENGKIELDGTPPTVLTRAVEADFPITIPVPVDIGHRLRESGLIPESEPVPITSDECLAELRRSTTTPTSTVENTRSPQEPENRDTPEISALDAQPDGGVTVDIDDLHHRYENGIEALSGVSMSLEHGCVCLIGQNGAGKSTLIKHLNGLLSPTKGTVCIRGKDTRNHSVAQLAHDVGLSFQNPDDQLFHSSVEEEVKYGPRNLGYDEQEVATKTEWALEMFGLVDRRTENPYDFGDAWRKRVAAASVVAMDTPIVVLDEPTSGQDAPGQESLSDAVEALVDRGKLVVVITHDMDFVREHADRTILLAQGTVIADGETRAILSDKKTLARSNVLPPTVMELGLELGVGPVLSTDDLLKAIGAE is encoded by the coding sequence ATGAGTCAACTTCGTCTCTCGAACGTCTCGTTCAGGTATCAAACGCAACCGGAAGACGAAGCCGCCGTCGACGACGTTTCGATCGAAATCGATGCCGGAAGCTTCGTCGGAGTGACCGGAGCAAGTGAATCGGGGAAAGCGACCCTTTGTCGTCTCCTTTCCGGCCAGATTCCGCATTTTTACAACGGTGAGCTTTCCGGTGAAGTTACCGTCGACGATGCTGTGATTAGCGATCACTCGATCGGGGAACTCTCCGCGAAGATCGGTTACGTCTTCGAAAACCCGTACGACCAACTGACCGGTGCGACATCGACGGTTCTCGAGGAGGTCGCCTTCGGGTTGGAGAGTTACGGCCTCGGTCGTGAGGAAATGCGTGAGCAGGCTCGCGAAGCGCTGGCGACCATCGGCATCGAAGACCTCGCCGATCGCCACCCTCAGCAGTTGTCAGGAGGCCAATGTCAACGAGTGGCGATCGCGTCGGTTCTCGCCATGAAACCGGAAATCTTCATCCTCCAACAACCCACTGCACAGCTCGATCCGGAGGGCAGTAAAGAGGTGTTCGATGTCGTTAGCAAGATGAACGATGAAGGGTACACCGTCGTTATCGTCAGTCAGGAGTTAGAGCGCCTAGTACCATACTTGGATCGACTGGTGTACATGGAAAATGGGAAAATCGAGCTCGATGGGACACCGCCAACCGTCCTCACTCGCGCCGTCGAAGCCGATTTCCCGATCACTATTCCCGTGCCGGTGGATATCGGTCACCGTCTCCGTGAATCAGGACTGATCCCAGAGAGCGAACCGGTTCCGATAACAAGCGACGAATGTTTAGCTGAACTACGGCGATCTACAACGACGCCCACGAGCACGGTCGAAAATACTCGGTCACCACAGGAGCCCGAAAATCGAGATACGCCGGAAATATCAGCGTTGGACGCGCAACCGGATGGTGGCGTGACGGTGGATATCGACGACCTTCATCATCGCTACGAAAACGGGATCGAAGCATTATCGGGTGTCTCGATGTCGCTCGAACACGGCTGTGTCTGCCTGATCGGGCAGAACGGTGCCGGAAAATCGACTCTCATCAAACACCTCAACGGCCTCCTCAGTCCGACAAAAGGAACCGTTTGTATTCGAGGAAAGGATACCCGCAATCACTCGGTCGCACAACTCGCCCACGATGTCGGACTCAGTTTCCAGAATCCGGACGATCAGCTGTTCCACAGTTCGGTCGAAGAGGAGGTAAAATACGGACCGCGAAACCTGGGCTACGACGAGCAAGAAGTGGCTACAAAGACGGAGTGGGCGCTCGAAATGTTCGGTCTTGTGGATCGACGAACTGAAAACCCGTACGACTTCGGTGACGCGTGGCGAAAGCGCGTCGCTGCTGCCTCCGTCGTCGCAATGGACACTCCGATAGTCGTTCTTGATGAACCCACGAGTGGGCAGGATGCGCCGGGACAGGAGAGTCTAAGCGATGCGGTCGAGGCCCTTGTCGATCGGGGCAAATTGGTGGTGGTCATCACGCACGACATGGATTTCGTTCGAGAACATGCGGATCGAACGATCCTTCTCGCCCAAGGGACGGTCATCGCTGACGGGGAGACGAGAGCGATACTCAGCGACAAGAAGACGCTCGCCCGTTCGAACGTCCTTCCACCGACCGTAATGGAGCTCGGACTCGAGTTAGGAGTCGGCCCCGTGCTTTCCACGGACGATTTGCTCAAAGCTATCGGAGCAGAATAG
- a CDS encoding NAD-dependent epimerase/dehydratase family protein, producing MTTNVLLTGAFGRVGTAIIDHLADDDRYNFTYLNRSDRDGYETTVADVSNYESMRPAFDDQDAVIHLAGYPETDGTWDQVLENNIIGMYNTLEAARDADVPKFIFGSTNHVVGMYEVEFKPEIYGLDFDLTVDHTSPRRPDSYYGSSKSFDEDLGRYYVENYANPRQFYSLRICSVRHEAYDHPYGDAEHGVDDGKWERGSEQYEEQVARMKAMWQSRRDLAQQIDCCLQDDDVEFDVFYGVSDNDRRWFDIEHARDVIGYEPKDNGEEWDAPPEDR from the coding sequence ATGACAACTAACGTTCTACTAACGGGAGCGTTCGGCCGTGTCGGCACCGCAATCATCGACCACCTGGCCGACGACGATCGATACAACTTCACGTATCTCAACCGGTCTGATCGTGACGGCTATGAAACCACCGTCGCTGACGTCTCAAATTACGAATCCATGCGACCGGCATTCGATGACCAGGACGCTGTTATTCATCTCGCAGGATATCCTGAAACTGACGGTACATGGGATCAGGTACTGGAAAACAATATAATCGGGATGTACAATACGCTGGAAGCTGCACGAGATGCGGACGTTCCAAAATTCATCTTCGGATCGACCAACCACGTGGTTGGTATGTATGAGGTCGAATTCAAACCGGAGATCTACGGTCTCGATTTCGACTTGACGGTCGATCACACCTCACCCCGACGTCCCGATTCTTACTACGGTTCATCGAAATCGTTCGACGAAGACCTCGGCCGATACTACGTCGAAAACTATGCGAACCCACGGCAGTTTTACTCACTCCGAATCTGTTCGGTACGACACGAAGCATACGATCATCCATACGGCGATGCCGAACACGGAGTTGATGATGGTAAGTGGGAGCGCGGGAGCGAGCAGTACGAAGAACAGGTCGCTCGAATGAAAGCGATGTGGCAATCGCGTCGAGATTTGGCACAACAGATCGATTGCTGTCTGCAAGATGATGACGTCGAGTTCGATGTCTTCTACGGTGTAAGTGACAATGACCGTCGCTGGTTCGACATCGAACACGCTCGCGATGTGATCGGATACGAACCGAAAGATAACGGCGAAGAATGGGACGCACCACCCGAGGATCGGTGA
- a CDS encoding ECF transporter S component: MADNTSKQSGIFGSVKTHVSSDFSSTTTWVLIPVGIGLNATGDFIANTLKLPLFLDNIGTVLLAILVGPWAAALTGGLSNIISGMIGNPVQMAFVLTPVAMGLVGGYLARRGWFSNAKKVIVPGILLGLTSVIFSVPVVVMVFGGVTGAGMSVITSLFVASGLNIVVSALISQLIVDLIDKTIMAYAAYFIAQSVPKRYLPEQGQKVLS; this comes from the coding sequence ATGGCAGACAACACTAGTAAACAGAGTGGAATATTTGGGTCAGTGAAAACACATGTCAGTTCGGATTTTTCATCGACGACGACATGGGTACTGATTCCAGTAGGAATAGGACTTAACGCCACTGGTGATTTCATTGCGAATACGCTCAAATTACCATTGTTCCTCGACAACATCGGAACAGTACTTCTGGCAATTCTCGTCGGACCATGGGCGGCCGCTCTGACGGGCGGTCTGAGCAACATCATCAGCGGAATGATCGGTAATCCGGTGCAAATGGCATTCGTCCTTACACCGGTCGCAATGGGACTCGTTGGGGGTTATCTGGCCCGTCGGGGATGGTTCTCCAATGCAAAGAAGGTGATCGTACCCGGTATTCTTCTCGGTCTCACCTCGGTTATCTTTTCGGTTCCAGTCGTGGTCATGGTGTTCGGTGGTGTCACAGGCGCTGGAATGAGCGTAATAACGAGTCTCTTTGTCGCATCCGGTCTAAACATCGTGGTAAGCGCCCTGATCTCGCAATTAATAGTTGACCTTATCGATAAAACGATCATGGCATATGCAGCGTACTTCATCGCTCAGTCCGTTCCCAAGCGGTACCTCCCAGAGCAGGGGCAGAAAGTACTCTCCTGA
- a CDS encoding nucleoside hydrolase: protein MSEKLLLDVDPGIDDALAVLMALGNDDVEVVGLTTVMGNTTIENTTKNALSLLEFVDRTDIPVAKGAGRPFADDLVMAEYVHGPGGMPSSVRESLPTPSGDSVDTHAVDFIIEQARKHGDDLTVAAVGPQTNLALAMALEPELPNMIGDIYQMGGALKTTGNVTPQASFNFYVDAAAAARVVQDGWPKIVGLDVTEPAYLPSEARDRFRGNGAYGDLIADILAYKAQGPDGTVAEGGSITSDAVVLAGILGDPITFEEAHVGIDTTGGPSNGATVYDEHGVFEKPPNCDVALAVDVDQCRDNILSNLETLL from the coding sequence ATGTCCGAAAAACTTCTCCTAGATGTCGATCCCGGAATCGACGACGCCCTCGCGGTCTTGATGGCTCTCGGAAACGATGACGTTGAAGTCGTTGGTCTCACGACAGTGATGGGAAACACGACGATCGAAAATACGACGAAAAACGCACTTTCACTGCTTGAGTTCGTCGACCGCACCGATATCCCCGTTGCGAAAGGTGCAGGCCGTCCGTTTGCCGACGACCTCGTGATGGCCGAATACGTCCATGGTCCCGGTGGTATGCCAAGCTCCGTTCGTGAATCCTTACCGACCCCATCGGGGGACTCGGTCGATACACACGCGGTCGATTTCATCATCGAACAGGCACGCAAACACGGTGACGATCTGACGGTCGCCGCGGTCGGCCCACAAACGAATCTCGCCTTAGCGATGGCGCTGGAACCCGAGCTCCCGAATATGATCGGCGATATCTATCAGATGGGAGGCGCACTAAAAACGACGGGCAACGTGACGCCACAAGCATCGTTTAATTTCTACGTCGACGCGGCTGCCGCCGCACGGGTAGTACAGGACGGGTGGCCGAAAATCGTGGGCCTCGATGTGACTGAACCCGCCTATCTCCCCTCCGAAGCGCGCGATCGCTTCAGAGGAAACGGTGCGTACGGCGATCTCATCGCCGACATATTAGCATATAAAGCGCAGGGGCCGGATGGGACGGTCGCAGAAGGTGGATCGATCACCAGCGATGCTGTCGTGCTCGCGGGAATACTTGGCGACCCCATAACATTTGAGGAAGCTCACGTCGGGATCGACACGACCGGCGGACCGTCGAACGGAGCGACGGTTTACGACGAACACGGAGTATTCGAGAAGCCGCCGAACTGTGACGTTGCTCTCGCGGTAGATGTCGATCAATGTCGTGACAATATTCTCTCGAACCTGGAGACGTTACTATGA
- a CDS encoding ABC transporter ATP-binding protein — translation MSSTIKLRNLHKRYGDLVALRGIDLTVREGEIFGFLGPNGAGKSTTIDIILDYVRPTDGIARVLGYDAQQESQAVHQRTGVLPDAVHLFDVLTARQHLWFAIESKNADDDPEVLLNRVGLTDAADRKVGDYSKGMTQRLLLAMALVGEPELLILDEPSSGLDPNGAREMREIVREEANRGATVFFSSHILDQVEAVCDRVGILNDGRLVAKDSAQNLRNRLGSESILRVSTDDVTSQALDALRSLSGVSHVSVNGHEIAVSCTDDAQVTVLDVLRDAGATVNRFETERAPLEDLFSAYTDTESPTTEDSLTHQAEVRQ, via the coding sequence ATGTCTTCCACAATCAAACTTCGGAACCTTCACAAGCGTTACGGAGATCTCGTTGCCCTTCGCGGTATTGATCTTACTGTCAGAGAAGGAGAGATATTTGGCTTTCTAGGGCCCAATGGCGCTGGAAAGTCAACCACTATCGACATCATTCTCGACTATGTCCGTCCAACCGATGGGATTGCTCGTGTGCTTGGCTATGATGCACAGCAGGAGAGTCAAGCAGTTCATCAGCGGACTGGCGTTCTCCCGGATGCTGTCCACCTCTTCGATGTTTTAACTGCGCGCCAGCATCTTTGGTTTGCTATTGAGTCAAAGAACGCAGACGATGACCCCGAGGTTCTGCTCAATCGCGTTGGTCTTACAGATGCTGCTGACCGAAAAGTCGGCGACTATTCGAAGGGGATGACGCAACGCCTTCTTCTTGCAATGGCATTAGTCGGTGAGCCAGAGTTACTCATTCTTGATGAACCGTCCTCAGGCCTTGATCCCAACGGTGCCCGGGAAATGCGTGAAATTGTTCGAGAAGAGGCCAATCGTGGCGCAACGGTCTTTTTCTCGAGCCACATCCTTGACCAAGTCGAAGCGGTATGTGACCGCGTAGGGATCCTTAATGATGGGCGTCTTGTGGCTAAGGATAGTGCTCAAAACCTTCGAAATCGTCTTGGTAGTGAGTCGATTCTTCGAGTGAGCACAGACGACGTTACGTCGCAGGCTCTCGATGCTCTCCGGTCTCTTTCTGGTGTGTCCCATGTTTCCGTCAATGGACATGAGATCGCTGTTTCCTGTACCGACGACGCTCAGGTTACCGTGCTTGACGTCCTTCGTGACGCGGGAGCCACTGTGAATCGATTTGAAACAGAACGTGCACCATTGGAAGATCTGTTCAGTGCCTACACTGATACTGAATCGCCCACTACAGAGGACAGCCTGACTCATCAGGCAGAGGTACGCCAATGA
- a CDS encoding fumarylacetoacetate hydrolase family protein — MTQLARTVDGQPMLGDDNGFVPLASVDASLTTIEEALPLAAANELPSPTDASANPVPPDHLSFAMPLERLGKLWGIGLNYADHASDLNEDRPTEPASFMKPSTTATGPGGPIRLPSRDISDRVTAEAELALVIGRTCSDVDESDVDDVIAGYLPVIDMTAEDILERNPRFLTRAKSFDSFLVFGPSLVTTDEVGSLDVLSVKTVVNGKVAAENRVRNMMASPRKLVAFHSRIMTLEPGDVISTGTPGAKQIIPGDTVRAEVESVGNVSADVVR; from the coding sequence ATGACACAACTCGCAAGAACGGTCGACGGACAACCTATGCTCGGCGACGATAACGGATTCGTCCCGCTCGCGTCCGTCGACGCATCACTTACTACCATTGAGGAGGCGCTACCACTTGCCGCTGCGAACGAACTGCCGAGCCCGACTGATGCGTCTGCGAATCCAGTTCCGCCAGATCACCTTTCGTTTGCCATGCCTCTCGAACGGCTGGGGAAACTTTGGGGAATCGGTCTGAACTACGCCGATCACGCGTCGGATCTGAACGAGGACCGACCAACTGAGCCAGCAAGTTTCATGAAACCGTCGACGACGGCAACCGGTCCCGGTGGGCCGATTCGACTCCCGTCTCGGGATATCTCGGATCGCGTGACTGCGGAAGCCGAACTCGCTTTGGTCATCGGCCGAACCTGCTCCGATGTCGATGAAAGCGATGTCGACGACGTTATTGCTGGCTACCTCCCCGTTATCGACATGACAGCGGAGGATATATTGGAGCGAAATCCACGCTTCTTGACCCGAGCGAAGAGCTTCGATTCGTTCCTCGTGTTCGGTCCTTCTCTGGTGACGACTGACGAAGTTGGTTCACTTGACGTGCTCTCCGTCAAAACCGTCGTCAACGGAAAGGTAGCCGCTGAAAACCGGGTTCGGAATATGATGGCGTCGCCGCGCAAACTCGTGGCATTCCACTCCCGTATCATGACGCTTGAACCCGGTGATGTGATTTCGACGGGAACGCCGGGCGCGAAACAAATTATACCGGGAGATACCGTCAGAGCAGAGGTAGAGAGCGTCGGAAACGTATCTGCGGACGTGGTGAGATGA
- a CDS encoding metal-dependent hydrolase → MPPTITYYGLSSFAIDCDDMRILVDPWITEPEWSDATLTDFDDVDYILVTHGAYDHLGDTLPIAEASGAKVFTEPAVADHLISEGLPSHQVDRVIWGNAFEIESVEIRILETRHLSYFESQGQRVSGMPLGFHFEFSDTSLYYMGDTSLFSDLELFVELNEPDVVMLPVGGAPGDRAPLPPRDAAVAASWIDVDVVIPVHYVPGSDEVDTFISELADRTGDSAPTVVDLSVDTQYEL, encoded by the coding sequence ATGCCACCAACGATCACGTACTACGGGCTGTCATCGTTTGCAATCGACTGCGACGACATGCGCATACTTGTCGATCCATGGATAACCGAGCCGGAGTGGTCCGATGCAACCCTGACCGACTTCGACGACGTCGACTACATCCTCGTCACACACGGTGCCTACGACCATTTGGGAGATACCCTTCCCATCGCGGAAGCCTCCGGAGCAAAGGTCTTCACCGAGCCCGCAGTGGCAGACCACTTGATCAGTGAAGGGCTTCCATCCCACCAAGTCGACCGGGTTATTTGGGGAAACGCATTCGAGATAGAATCCGTCGAAATCCGCATTTTGGAAACTCGTCACCTCTCATACTTCGAATCGCAAGGACAGCGAGTGTCAGGGATGCCACTCGGGTTTCACTTCGAATTTTCCGACACGAGTCTCTACTATATGGGGGATACATCACTATTCAGCGATCTCGAACTGTTCGTCGAGTTGAATGAGCCGGATGTCGTAATGCTGCCCGTCGGTGGCGCACCCGGCGACCGAGCGCCGCTCCCGCCTCGCGACGCGGCTGTTGCGGCGAGCTGGATCGATGTCGATGTGGTGATTCCGGTTCACTACGTCCCCGGGAGTGACGAAGTGGACACGTTTATCTCGGAACTCGCCGACAGAACAGGCGATTCCGCTCCGACCGTGGTCGATCTATCCGTTGATACTCAATACGAGCTATAA
- a CDS encoding universal stress protein — MDKILTVVEPVETDIQLLKEAGSIAATAGVELVVLSLVIDGSDRATTEAMDQWLDIDAGDERTNTKIDIASRFATAIASETLDSLDVNYTAIGDHIENTRPSAKVINVAESHGCDHIYVTNRSHSPTGKALFGEMAQSIILNFDGYVTVRTAKH; from the coding sequence ATGGATAAAATACTTACAGTCGTCGAACCGGTAGAAACGGACATCCAACTCCTCAAAGAAGCCGGTAGTATCGCCGCTACCGCTGGCGTCGAACTCGTCGTTCTCTCGCTCGTGATCGATGGTAGCGATCGAGCGACAACCGAAGCGATGGATCAGTGGTTGGATATAGATGCCGGAGACGAAAGGACGAATACGAAGATCGATATCGCCAGCAGGTTTGCGACAGCGATTGCCAGTGAAACGCTCGACTCGCTCGACGTAAACTACACTGCTATCGGCGACCACATCGAGAATACGCGGCCATCGGCGAAGGTCATCAACGTCGCGGAGAGTCATGGATGTGATCACATATACGTTACCAATCGGAGTCATTCGCCGACTGGAAAGGCGCTTTTTGGGGAGATGGCTCAATCGATCATCCTCAATTTCGACGGATATGTTACTGTTCGGACGGCTAAGCACTAA
- a CDS encoding mandelate racemase/muconate lactonizing enzyme family protein — translation MKITEIESFAVSIPLKEPVAFATRVVEERDHAVVYIRTDDGTEGLGYTLGYGGADVVAKAIESVLAPIVEGEDPRDTSRLWREMFDSTVQIGRKGVMVRAISCIDTALWDIKAKAAGMPLYKLLGGHTDEVPAYASGGYYREDKGLEGLREEMETYVDRGHDVVKMKVGRKSLEEEVERVRVAREAIGPNRTLLMDANGKWKNKQEAVRACRKFAEYDPYFIEEPVMPDSLDLYREVNESLDYAVAGGELEFNRYGFADLLREDAVEVIQPDVTVVGGVTEWMRVADMAACHDIPVAPHYNWDLHIQLLAAIENGLWIEYFYRDSDVKAFDDVLKYPIEPEDGMIQLPQRPGHGVELDRDALDEFRI, via the coding sequence ATGAAAATTACCGAAATTGAGAGTTTCGCCGTATCGATTCCGCTAAAAGAGCCCGTCGCCTTCGCAACCCGCGTTGTCGAAGAACGCGACCACGCCGTCGTATATATTCGAACGGACGATGGCACCGAAGGACTGGGATACACCCTCGGATATGGGGGTGCAGACGTCGTCGCAAAAGCTATCGAAAGCGTCCTCGCACCAATCGTAGAGGGTGAGGATCCCCGCGACACGTCGCGCCTCTGGCGCGAAATGTTTGACAGCACGGTTCAGATCGGCCGCAAAGGCGTGATGGTCAGGGCTATTTCCTGTATCGACACTGCTCTCTGGGATATCAAAGCGAAAGCGGCCGGAATGCCGCTTTACAAACTCCTCGGCGGACATACTGATGAAGTTCCAGCGTACGCCAGCGGTGGATACTATCGCGAGGATAAGGGTCTAGAGGGTCTTCGTGAGGAGATGGAAACCTACGTCGACCGCGGGCATGATGTGGTTAAAATGAAAGTTGGTCGGAAATCGCTCGAAGAAGAAGTCGAGCGGGTCCGAGTTGCCCGTGAGGCCATCGGTCCGAACCGAACGCTCCTCATGGACGCGAACGGGAAATGGAAGAACAAACAGGAAGCAGTCCGTGCATGCCGCAAGTTTGCCGAATACGATCCATACTTCATCGAAGAACCGGTGATGCCTGACAGCCTCGATCTCTACCGGGAGGTCAACGAGTCACTCGACTACGCCGTTGCCGGCGGCGAATTGGAATTCAACCGCTATGGTTTCGCCGATCTCCTCCGAGAAGATGCTGTCGAAGTAATTCAACCGGATGTAACGGTTGTCGGTGGAGTTACCGAGTGGATGCGTGTCGCTGATATGGCTGCGTGCCACGATATACCGGTCGCACCGCACTACAATTGGGACCTTCATATTCAGTTGCTTGCTGCCATCGAGAACGGTCTTTGGATCGAGTACTTCTATCGAGACTCGGACGTGAAGGCCTTCGATGACGTTCTAAAATACCCGATCGAGCCCGAAGACGGGATGATCCAACTCCCGCAACGTCCTGGTCACGGAGTCGAACTCGATCGGGACGCTCTTGACGAGTTCCGGATCTAA